A window of Streptomyces sp. DG1A-41 contains these coding sequences:
- a CDS encoding ABC transporter substrate-binding protein yields MRILAGLLVLAVVGVGAWQLVPSKKDGRTITVGTTDAVTSLDPAGAYDAGSWALFSNVFQSLLTFAPGGSTPVPDAARSCAFTGGDLTTYRCELRSGLTFPSGRTMTGEDVKYSFDRIMKIKSPVGPAPLLDTLRSVDADGPTVTFHLSSPDATFPFKVATGAGSIVDHTAYPADKLRTGDGVDGTGPYTLTSYTKDDKAVLAPNSRYRGAVKGGADRPVELRYYATPDALDTAWKARQVEVATRQLPPDVLAGLNPSDPTQRVFEADGSETRNLYFNTRAGKPLHDSKVRQAVAWLIDRERLAATVYDGTVDPLYSLIPAGLTGHTASFFDDYPGPDPKKARQLLTRAGVTLPVRFTYGYAKGRGAGAQEAAEIKRELEASGLFKVTLQGYEWTGFQKRWASGKLDAYAVGWVADFPDPDTFGAALVGTGSAMNTGYSSKTVDRLIQDSQRYADRGEADRDFRSVQQTVAQDVPVLPLWQAKEYVVTTEDIGGGQYLSDGTGVFRLWSLTGI; encoded by the coding sequence ATGCGGATACTCGCGGGACTGCTCGTCCTGGCAGTCGTGGGAGTGGGCGCCTGGCAGCTCGTGCCGTCGAAGAAGGACGGCAGGACCATCACCGTCGGCACGACGGACGCCGTCACGTCCCTCGACCCGGCCGGCGCCTACGACGCCGGTTCCTGGGCGCTGTTCAGCAACGTCTTCCAGTCGCTGCTCACCTTCGCCCCGGGCGGCAGCACACCCGTACCGGACGCGGCCAGGAGCTGCGCGTTCACCGGCGGCGACCTGACCACGTACCGCTGCGAACTGCGCTCCGGCCTCACCTTCCCGAGCGGCCGGACGATGACCGGGGAGGACGTGAAGTACTCCTTCGACCGGATCATGAAGATCAAGTCCCCGGTCGGTCCGGCGCCCCTGCTCGACACTCTCCGTTCGGTGGACGCCGACGGGCCGACCGTCACCTTCCACCTGTCCTCGCCCGACGCCACGTTCCCGTTCAAGGTGGCCACCGGCGCGGGCTCGATCGTCGACCACACCGCGTACCCGGCCGACAAGCTGCGCACCGGCGACGGTGTCGACGGCACCGGCCCGTACACCCTCACCTCCTACACGAAGGACGACAAGGCGGTCCTCGCGCCCAACAGCCGCTACCGGGGCGCCGTCAAGGGGGGCGCGGACCGGCCCGTCGAACTGCGCTACTACGCCACCCCCGACGCCCTGGACACCGCCTGGAAGGCGAGGCAGGTCGAGGTCGCGACCCGCCAGCTGCCGCCCGACGTCCTCGCCGGCCTGAACCCGAGCGACCCGACGCAGCGCGTCTTCGAGGCGGACGGCTCCGAGACCCGCAACCTGTACTTCAACACCCGCGCGGGCAAGCCCCTGCACGATTCGAAGGTCCGGCAGGCCGTGGCCTGGCTGATCGACCGCGAGCGGCTGGCCGCCACCGTCTACGACGGGACCGTCGACCCGTTGTACTCGCTGATCCCGGCGGGCCTCACCGGGCACACCGCCTCGTTCTTCGACGACTACCCCGGCCCGGACCCGAAGAAGGCGCGGCAGTTGCTCACCCGGGCCGGCGTGACCCTGCCGGTCCGCTTCACCTACGGCTACGCCAAGGGCCGCGGCGCCGGTGCGCAGGAGGCCGCCGAGATCAAGCGGGAGCTGGAGGCGAGCGGCCTGTTCAAGGTCACCCTCCAGGGCTACGAGTGGACCGGCTTCCAGAAGCGGTGGGCGAGCGGCAAACTCGACGCGTACGCCGTCGGCTGGGTCGCCGACTTCCCCGACCCCGACACCTTCGGAGCCGCGCTCGTCGGCACCGGCAGCGCCATGAACACCGGCTACAGCAGCAAGACCGTCGACCGGCTCATCCAGGACAGCCAGCGCTACGCCGACCGCGGAGAGGCCGACCGGGACTTCCGCTCGGTGCAGCAGACCGTCGCCCAGGACGTGCCGGTGCTGCCGCTGTGGCAGGCCAAGGAGTACGTCGTCACCACCGAGGACATCGGCGGCGGCCAGTATCTGTCGGACGGCACGGGCGTGTTCCGCCTCTGGAGCCTCACCGGAATCTGA